In one window of Helianthus annuus cultivar XRQ/B chromosome 17, HanXRQr2.0-SUNRISE, whole genome shotgun sequence DNA:
- the LOC110926112 gene encoding SNF1-related protein kinase catalytic subunit alpha KIN10 isoform X1 produces MSIGYDMEGSRHHGSSVDMILRNYKLGKTLGIGSFGKVKVAEHALTGHKVAIKILNRRKIKNMDMDEKVRREIKILRLFMHPHIIRLYEVIETASDIYVVMEYVKSGELFDYIVEKGRLQEDEGRNFFQQIISGVEYCHRNMVAHRDLKPENLLLDSKCNVKIADFGLSNIMRDGHFLKTSCGSPNYAAPEVISGKLYAGPEVDVWSCGVILYALLCGTLPFDDENIPNLFKKIKGGIYTLPSHLSPGARDLIPRMLVVDPMKRITIPEIRVHPWFQAHLPRYLAVPPPDSMQQAKKTDEDILLEVVKMGFDRDALLESLRNRVQNDGTVAYYLLLDNRFRNSSGYLGAEFQKPLDGFNRNEVGASMMPQRSAAYMDYQGINFRNQVERKWALGLQSRAHPREIMTEVLKALQELNVCWKKIGHYNMKCRWAPGNNSMQSNPYFGDESSIVETDGALTTPNVVKFEVQLYKTREDKYLLDLQRIQGPQFLFLDLCAAFLAQLRVL; encoded by the exons ATGTCAATCG GATACGATATGGAGGGATCAAGACACCACGGGAGTAGCGTGGACATGATTTTACGAAACTACAAGCTCGGGAAAACACTCGGTATCGGTTCTTTCGGAAAGGTGAAAGTCGCAGAGCATGCTCTAACGGGTCACAAAGTCGCTATAAAGATCCTTAACCGTCGCAAGATAAAAAACATGGACATGGATGAGAAAG TTAGAAGGGAGATCAAGATACTAAGATTGTTTATGCATCCACATATTATCCGTCTTTACGAGGTTATAGAGACAGCATCGGATATATATGTCGTGATGGAATACGTGAAGTCCGGTGAGCTGTTTGATTACATTGTTGAGAAAGGCAGGTTGCAGGAAGACGAGGGTCGTAATTTCTTTCAGCAG ATAATTTCTGGTGTGGAGTACTGCCACCGGAACATGGTGGCTCATAGAGATCTTAAACCGGAGAACCTGCTGTTGGATTCTAAGTGCAACGTTAAAATTGCGGATTTCGGTCTAAGCAATATCATGCGTGACGGTCATTTTCTCAAAACAAGTTGTGGAAGTCCAAATTACGCTGCCCCTGAG GTTATATCTGGCAAGCTGTATGCGGGACCCGAGGTTGACGTGTGGAGCTGCGGTGTTATTTTGTACGCTCTTCTCTGCGGGACGCTTCCTTTTGACGATGAAAATATTCCAAACCTCTTCAAGAAGATTAAG GGTGGGATATACACACTTCCTAGCCACTTATCACCCGGTGCAAGAGATCTAATCCCGAGGATGCTTGTGGTGGACCCCATGAAACGAATAACGATTCCCGAAATTCGTGTGCACCCCTGGTTTCAGGCTCATCTTCCTCGCTATCTAGCTGTTCCTCCACCGGATTCTATGCAGCAAGCAAAAAAG ACTGATGAAGATATACTTTTAGAGGTGGTTAAAATGGGGTTTGACAGAGACGCACTCTTGGAGTCGCTTCGTAACCGAGTGCAAAATGAT GGTACTGTGGCATATTATTTGCTATTGGACAACAGATTTCGTAACTCAAGTGGCTATCTCGGAGCTGAATTCCAGAAACCTCTG GATGGATTTAACCGAAACGAGGTTGGTGCTTCAATGATGCCACAACGCTCAGCGGCTTATATGGATTATCAAGGGATAAATTTTAGAAACCAAGTCGAGAGAAAATGGGCTCTCGGGCTTCAG tCTAGAGCACATCCCCGTGAGATAATGACCGAAGTTCTTAAAGCTTTGCAAGAACTGAACGTGTGCTGGAAAAAGATAGGCCACTACAACATGAAATGCAGGTGGGCCCCTGGCAACAACTCTATGCAAAGTAATCCTTACTTTGGAGATGAGTCGAGTATTGTAGAGACCGACGGTGCTTTGACCACTCCCAATGTGGTCAAATTTGAAGTCCAG CTTTACAAAACCCGCGAGGACAAGTATCTGCTGGATCTACAGAGGATTCAAGGACCACAGTTTTTGTTTTTGGACCTCTGTGCGGCGTTTCTTGCTCAGCTTCGTGTCCTGTAG
- the LOC110926112 gene encoding SNF1-related protein kinase catalytic subunit alpha KIN10 isoform X2 — MEGSRHHGSSVDMILRNYKLGKTLGIGSFGKVKVAEHALTGHKVAIKILNRRKIKNMDMDEKVRREIKILRLFMHPHIIRLYEVIETASDIYVVMEYVKSGELFDYIVEKGRLQEDEGRNFFQQIISGVEYCHRNMVAHRDLKPENLLLDSKCNVKIADFGLSNIMRDGHFLKTSCGSPNYAAPEVISGKLYAGPEVDVWSCGVILYALLCGTLPFDDENIPNLFKKIKGGIYTLPSHLSPGARDLIPRMLVVDPMKRITIPEIRVHPWFQAHLPRYLAVPPPDSMQQAKKTDEDILLEVVKMGFDRDALLESLRNRVQNDGTVAYYLLLDNRFRNSSGYLGAEFQKPLDGFNRNEVGASMMPQRSAAYMDYQGINFRNQVERKWALGLQSRAHPREIMTEVLKALQELNVCWKKIGHYNMKCRWAPGNNSMQSNPYFGDESSIVETDGALTTPNVVKFEVQLYKTREDKYLLDLQRIQGPQFLFLDLCAAFLAQLRVL, encoded by the exons ATGGAGGGATCAAGACACCACGGGAGTAGCGTGGACATGATTTTACGAAACTACAAGCTCGGGAAAACACTCGGTATCGGTTCTTTCGGAAAGGTGAAAGTCGCAGAGCATGCTCTAACGGGTCACAAAGTCGCTATAAAGATCCTTAACCGTCGCAAGATAAAAAACATGGACATGGATGAGAAAG TTAGAAGGGAGATCAAGATACTAAGATTGTTTATGCATCCACATATTATCCGTCTTTACGAGGTTATAGAGACAGCATCGGATATATATGTCGTGATGGAATACGTGAAGTCCGGTGAGCTGTTTGATTACATTGTTGAGAAAGGCAGGTTGCAGGAAGACGAGGGTCGTAATTTCTTTCAGCAG ATAATTTCTGGTGTGGAGTACTGCCACCGGAACATGGTGGCTCATAGAGATCTTAAACCGGAGAACCTGCTGTTGGATTCTAAGTGCAACGTTAAAATTGCGGATTTCGGTCTAAGCAATATCATGCGTGACGGTCATTTTCTCAAAACAAGTTGTGGAAGTCCAAATTACGCTGCCCCTGAG GTTATATCTGGCAAGCTGTATGCGGGACCCGAGGTTGACGTGTGGAGCTGCGGTGTTATTTTGTACGCTCTTCTCTGCGGGACGCTTCCTTTTGACGATGAAAATATTCCAAACCTCTTCAAGAAGATTAAG GGTGGGATATACACACTTCCTAGCCACTTATCACCCGGTGCAAGAGATCTAATCCCGAGGATGCTTGTGGTGGACCCCATGAAACGAATAACGATTCCCGAAATTCGTGTGCACCCCTGGTTTCAGGCTCATCTTCCTCGCTATCTAGCTGTTCCTCCACCGGATTCTATGCAGCAAGCAAAAAAG ACTGATGAAGATATACTTTTAGAGGTGGTTAAAATGGGGTTTGACAGAGACGCACTCTTGGAGTCGCTTCGTAACCGAGTGCAAAATGAT GGTACTGTGGCATATTATTTGCTATTGGACAACAGATTTCGTAACTCAAGTGGCTATCTCGGAGCTGAATTCCAGAAACCTCTG GATGGATTTAACCGAAACGAGGTTGGTGCTTCAATGATGCCACAACGCTCAGCGGCTTATATGGATTATCAAGGGATAAATTTTAGAAACCAAGTCGAGAGAAAATGGGCTCTCGGGCTTCAG tCTAGAGCACATCCCCGTGAGATAATGACCGAAGTTCTTAAAGCTTTGCAAGAACTGAACGTGTGCTGGAAAAAGATAGGCCACTACAACATGAAATGCAGGTGGGCCCCTGGCAACAACTCTATGCAAAGTAATCCTTACTTTGGAGATGAGTCGAGTATTGTAGAGACCGACGGTGCTTTGACCACTCCCAATGTGGTCAAATTTGAAGTCCAG CTTTACAAAACCCGCGAGGACAAGTATCTGCTGGATCTACAGAGGATTCAAGGACCACAGTTTTTGTTTTTGGACCTCTGTGCGGCGTTTCTTGCTCAGCTTCGTGTCCTGTAG